From a region of the Corallococcus coralloides DSM 2259 genome:
- a CDS encoding rhomboid family intramembrane serine protease, with the protein MVFLLPLGVDGATLGRRPWVSVSIAALCAVAFFITWVVPANPGGVGEGEVRELIQETLAHPDLELPPGCNSLLSEHGQALLARLKEEVEAPARGVDVNALQARLDAHCESVLESRDSGLLNRLGLVPARGLLQWGWLTYMFLHLGWMHLLGNLLFFYVVGLLLEDAWGRPLFAAFYGVGGLMAGIAHFALDTQSQTLMVGASGAVAACMGAFCLRFATRKVRVGYLFWLLKIWRGTFGVPGWLWAGLWFGNQVLDFVVLGNNTGVAVMAHIGGFAFGFVAASALRVTRLEERFVAPAIAAREGGWVADPRMLEAQTALDGGDREKARATFQRILADHPDNTEALLSLGRMELEDGRGPSGSARVEKALQLLVGHDVHEPLWHAVDQLGELFPVDRLRPGVAWRVAQGMDQEGAPSNSVGMAESLYAAAGKGTGTMAVRALIRAAELRLARRDAPEKAAEYLTRAKPMATGDAAALAERIGQLEVEAARMDARMKDRGIALDTESAAPRTRAVAALAPESPGASTLPPRIIPCRILGLSDKALMVESQGGQRRSLSVTEVMAVAVGMLPIAGPEGAAPRQTVLTDLVVSWGDLERGPTVLRIPAAGLGLPERYPGLAPREAYARFLAALLEHSSANALPDAPTLAEGRYPRFANEGELTAHYYGQVASAA; encoded by the coding sequence ATGGTGTTCCTGCTCCCGCTTGGGGTGGACGGTGCGACGCTGGGCCGTCGCCCCTGGGTCTCCGTCTCCATCGCCGCGCTCTGTGCCGTGGCCTTCTTCATCACCTGGGTCGTGCCTGCGAACCCGGGCGGGGTGGGTGAGGGTGAGGTTCGCGAGCTGATCCAGGAGACGCTCGCCCATCCCGACCTGGAGCTGCCCCCGGGCTGCAACTCGCTCCTCAGTGAGCACGGCCAGGCGCTGCTAGCCCGGCTGAAGGAGGAGGTGGAGGCGCCGGCCAGGGGCGTGGATGTGAATGCGCTCCAGGCGCGGCTCGACGCGCACTGTGAGAGCGTCCTGGAGTCGAGGGATTCGGGCCTGCTCAACCGCCTGGGGCTCGTGCCCGCGCGGGGGCTGCTGCAGTGGGGCTGGCTGACGTACATGTTCCTGCACCTCGGGTGGATGCACCTGCTGGGGAACCTGCTGTTCTTCTACGTCGTGGGGTTGCTGCTCGAGGACGCGTGGGGCCGGCCGCTGTTCGCGGCCTTCTACGGGGTGGGGGGCCTGATGGCGGGGATTGCCCACTTCGCGCTCGATACCCAATCCCAGACATTGATGGTCGGTGCCTCCGGAGCGGTCGCGGCGTGCATGGGCGCGTTCTGTCTGCGCTTCGCCACGCGCAAGGTCCGCGTGGGCTACCTCTTCTGGCTCCTGAAAATCTGGCGCGGCACCTTCGGTGTTCCGGGCTGGCTGTGGGCGGGCCTCTGGTTTGGCAACCAGGTGCTCGACTTTGTCGTCCTGGGTAACAACACGGGCGTCGCGGTGATGGCGCACATCGGCGGATTCGCCTTTGGCTTCGTCGCGGCCAGCGCGCTGCGCGTGACGCGGCTGGAGGAGCGCTTCGTTGCCCCCGCCATCGCCGCGCGTGAGGGGGGCTGGGTGGCGGACCCTCGCATGCTGGAGGCCCAGACGGCACTGGACGGCGGCGACCGGGAGAAGGCTCGGGCGACCTTCCAGCGCATCCTGGCGGACCATCCGGACAACACCGAGGCGCTGCTCTCCCTGGGGCGGATGGAGCTGGAGGACGGCCGGGGGCCTTCCGGCTCCGCGCGGGTGGAGAAGGCACTGCAGCTGCTGGTCGGGCATGACGTTCATGAACCGCTCTGGCACGCGGTGGACCAGCTGGGAGAGCTGTTCCCCGTGGACCGGCTGCGCCCGGGTGTCGCCTGGCGCGTGGCGCAGGGGATGGACCAGGAGGGGGCCCCCTCCAACTCAGTGGGGATGGCCGAGTCGCTCTACGCCGCGGCCGGCAAGGGCACCGGCACCATGGCGGTGCGCGCCCTGATTCGCGCCGCGGAGCTGCGGCTGGCGCGCCGGGACGCCCCGGAGAAGGCGGCGGAATACCTGACCCGGGCGAAGCCGATGGCGACTGGCGATGCCGCCGCGTTGGCGGAGCGGATCGGCCAGCTGGAGGTGGAGGCGGCGCGGATGGACGCGCGGATGAAGGACCGGGGAATCGCCCTGGACACGGAGTCCGCCGCGCCAAGGACTCGCGCCGTCGCGGCCCTGGCGCCCGAGTCGCCTGGGGCCTCCACGCTGCCCCCGCGAATCATCCCCTGTCGCATCCTGGGGCTGTCCGACAAGGCCCTGATGGTGGAGTCCCAGGGCGGACAGCGCCGGTCGCTGTCCGTCACGGAGGTCATGGCGGTGGCCGTGGGCATGCTGCCCATCGCCGGGCCCGAAGGGGCGGCCCCGCGGCAGACGGTGCTCACCGACCTGGTGGTGTCCTGGGGGGACCTGGAGCGAGGGCCGACCGTGCTGCGCATCCCGGCCGCCGGGCTCGGACTGCCGGAGCGCTATCCCGGCCTCGCGCCGAGAGAGGCCTACGCGCGCTTCCTGGCCGCGCTGCTGGAGCACTCCAGCGCCAATGCCCTGCCGGACGCACCCACACTGGCCGAGGGCCGCTACCCGCGCTTCGCCAACGAGGGCGAGCTCACGGCGCACTACTACGGACAGGTGGCCTCGGCGGCTTGA